The Glycine soja cultivar W05 chromosome 3, ASM419377v2, whole genome shotgun sequence genome window below encodes:
- the LOC114406915 gene encoding LOB domain-containing protein 29-like, whose protein sequence is MTGSGSPCGACKFLRRKCVRGCVFAPYFCHEQGVTHFAAIHKVFGASNVSKLLAHLPVSDRCEATVTISYEAQARLQDPIYGCVAHIFALQEQVVNLQAQLAYLREQAGQIYLNASATENPNEKLLGKPTTFPQDLQSRFQMENSNMASQFLPNLSTNPSTHYYGNTNSLMEPNPIGNYESSGTVEESISFSSFEESCNSMSYDMQRQWGLS, encoded by the exons ATGACTGGTTCTGGTTCTCCTTGTGGAGCCTGCAAGTTCTTGAGAAGGAAGTGTGTGAGAGGTTGTGTTTTTGCACCTTACTTTTGCCATGAACAGGGTGTTACCCATTTTGCAGCCATTCATAAGGTCTTTGGTGCAAGCAATGTCTCAAAGCTCCTTGCTCACCTCCCTGTGAGTGACCGTTGCGAAGCCACAGTCACAATCTCTTATGAAGCTCAAGCTAGACTTCAGGATCCAATTTATGGCTGTGTTGCTCATATTTTTGCACTTCAAGAACAG GTGGTGAATTTACAAGCTCAGCTAGCTTATCTCAGGGAACAAGCAGGTCAGATCTATCTGAATGCCTCTGCCACTGAAAACCCTAATGAGAAACTCCTTGGAAAACCTACTACTTTCCCTCAAGATCTTCAAAGTCGGTTCCAAATGGAAAATTCCAACATGGCTTCACAATTTCTCCCTAACTTGTCCACCAATCCCTCAACACACTATTATGGGAACACTAATAGTCTCATGGAGCCAAACCCTATTGGAAATTATGAAAGTTCAGGAACCGTAGAAGAAAGCATCTCATTTTCTAGCTTTGAAGAGAGTTGTAACTCAATGTCCTATGACATGCAAAGGCAGTGGGGCCTTTCATGA
- the LOC114405263 gene encoding pentatricopeptide repeat-containing protein At1g06140, mitochondrial-like, with amino-acid sequence MRSAPTISSQNPLETLRAFFSCAKILSSAQQLHAQVIINGLHKKVFYGSNITNVYIQSGSLPLAKKAFDQISVKNLHSWNTIISGYSKRSLYGDVLQLFRRLRSEGNAVDGFNLVFSVKASQRLLLLHNGRLLHCLAIKSGLEGDLFFAPAILDMYAELGSLDDARKLFERYSYRSSVMWGFMIKGYLNFSLESKVFELFSCMTNYFGFKWDAFTMEGLVRACANLLAGREGKASHGVCIKNNLLVNVCLLTSVIDMYMKCGVTHYAFRLFEKANDLKDVVLWSAVINGCAKKGKFCEALSVFRRMLENSITPNPVTLAGVILACSGVGSLKQGKSVHGFVVRNMVQLDVVNYTSLVDMYSKCGCVKTAYRIFCMMPAKNVVSWTAMINGFAMHGLYFKALSIFYQMTQNSCVISGKHVPNSITFTSVLSACSHSGMVQEGLRIFNSMKDYGISPTEEHCAYMIGVLARVGQFDAALSFLSNMPIKPGPNVLGVLLSACRFHKRVELAEEIAKTLSSLEHNDLSWHASLSNIYSDGRMWGVVEMAMAEEGLNKSLGFSSIEVRNKLCLFSSNDTLAFTSTNISHTWNSLSREMREIALL; translated from the coding sequence ATGCGTAGTGCTCCCACCATTTCATCACAAAACCCTTTAGAAACCCTTCGTGCCTTTTTCTCTTGTGCCAAGATTCTCTCTTCAGCGCAGCAACTTCACGCTCAGGTCATCATCAACGGGCTTCACAAGAAGGTTTTCTATGGTTCCAACATCACCAATGTTTATATCCAATCGGGTTCTCTTCCTCTGGCCAAAAAGGCTTTTGATCAAATTTCCGTTAAGAACCTTCATTCTTGGAACACCATTATTTCGGGTTACTCAAAACGCAGTCTCTACGGTGATGTTTTGCAGCTTTTTCGACGATTGCGAAGTGAAGGCAATGCAGTGGATGGCTTCAACTTGGTGTTTTCCGTTAAAGCGAGTCAAAGGTTGCTGCTTTTGCATAATGGGAGGTTGCTTCATTGCTTGGCCATCAAATCTGGGTTGGAGGGAGACCTGTTCTTCGCGCCTGCGATTTTGGATATGTATGCTGAGTTGGGTTCTCTGGACGATGCCCGCAAGCTGTTTGAACGATATTCTTACAGAAGCTCGGTTATGTGGGGCTTTATGATAAAGGggtatttgaatttttctttagaATCCAAAGTTTTTGAGCTATTCTCGTGCATGACTAATTATTTTGGTTTCAAATGGGATGCTTTCACAATGGAAGGTCTAGTTCGAGCCTGTGCAAACCTTTTGGCTGGGAGAGAGGGGAAAGCATCTCATGGGGTGTGTATAAAGAACAATCTTCTGGTGAATGTCTGTTTGCTGACATCTGTTATAGATATGTATATGAAATGTGGAGTTACTCATTATGCATTTAGGTTGTTTGAAAAAGCGAATGATCTTAAGGATGTGGTTCTATGGAGTGCTGTGATTAATGGGTGTGCCAAGAAAGGGAAATTTTGTGAAGCTTTGTCCGTGTTCAGAAGGATGCTGGAAAACTCTATTACCCCAAATCCGGTGACATTGGCTGGCGTAATTCTAGCTTGCTCTGGGGTGGGGTCTTTGAAACAAGGAAAAAGTGTGCACGGCTTTGTGGTTAGAAACATGGTTCAATTGGATGTGGTAAATTATACTTCTCTTGTGGACATGTATTCTAAATGCGGGTGTGTCAAAACTGCTTACAGAATCTTCTGTATGATGCCGGCCAAAAATGTAGTCTCTTGGACTGCAATGATAAATGGATTTGCAATGCATGGCTTGTATTTTAAAGCTCTTTCCATTTTTTATCAAATGACACAGAATTCATGTGTTATATCAGGAAAACACGTGCCCAACTCGATTACATTTACTTCAGTTCTATCTGCTTGTAGTCACTCTGGAATGGTTCAGGAGGGGTTGAGGATCTTTAATTCTATGAAAGATTATGGCATTTCTCCAACTGAGGAACACTGTGCCTACATGATAGGTGTTTTAGCTAGAGTTGGTCAATTTGATGCAGCATTATCCTTTCTCTCAAACATGCCTATAAAACCTGGTCCTAATGTTTTGGGAGTTCTATTAAGTGCATGTAGATTCCATAAACGAGTTGAACTTGCTGAAGAAATAGCGAAAACACTTTCATCTTTAGAGCATAATGATTTATCCTGGCATGCTTCATTGTCGAACATATATTCTGATGGTAGGATGTGGGGAGTAGTAGAGATggcaatggctgaagaagggtTGAATAAGAGTCTTGGCTTTTCCTCAATTGAAGTCAGGAATAAGTTGTGTCTATTTAGTTCAAATGATACACTTGCGTTCACAAGCACAAATATCAGTCATACTTGGAATTCTCTCAGTAGGGAAATGAGAGAAATTGCTTTGTTATAA
- the LOC114406914 gene encoding LOB domain-containing protein 16-like encodes MASASGNGVSNGSGSPCGACKFLRRRCASDCIFAPYFCSEQGPARFAAIHKVFGASNVSKLLLHIPAHDRCEAVVTITYEAQARIRDPVYGCVSHIFALQQQVARLQAQLMQVKAQLTQNLVESRNIENNHHLQGNNNNVTGQLMNHPFCPTYMNPISPQSSLESIDHSSINDGMSMQDIQSREDFQIQAKERPYNNNDLGELQELALRMMRN; translated from the exons ATGGCTTCTGCTAGTGGAAATGGTGTCTCTAATGGCTCTGGCTCTCCTTGCGGGGCATGCAAGTTCCTCAGAAGAAGGTGTGCTTCTGATTGTATCTTTGCACCTTACTTTTGTTCAGAACAGGGCCCTGCTAGATTTGCAGCCATACACAAGGTATTTGGTGCCAGCAACGTTTCAAAGTTGCTTTTGCACATACCAGCTCATGATCGTTGTGAAGCGGTTGTCACAATCACTTATGAGGCTCAGGCTCGTATTAGAGACCCTGTCTATGGCTGTGTCTCTCACATTTTTGCCTTACAACAACAG GTGGCACGCTTGCAGGCACAGCTGATGCAGGTAAAAGCTCAGCTGACTCAGAACCTAGTGGAGTCCAGGAACATAGAGAATAATCATCATTTGCAAGGGAATAATAACAATGTTACAGGACAACTAATGAATCATCCATTTTGTCCCACTTACATGAATCCTATATCTCCTCAAAGCTCACTTGAATCAATTGATCACAGCAGCATCAATGATGGAATGAGCATGCAAGATATACAAAGCAGAGAGGATTTCCAAATCCAAGCTAAAGAAAGACCATACAACAACAATGACTTGGGGGAGCTGCAAGAACTGGCACTAAGGATGATGAGGAACTGA
- the LOC114406912 gene encoding deoxyhypusine hydroxylase, protein MEKFLCELLLDSSQPISERFRALFSLRNLKGPVPRNALICATRDSSNLLAHEAAFALGQMQDLEAIPALASVLNDLSLHPIVRHEAAEALGAIGSDGNVPFLKSSLDLDPAEEVRETCELALQRIQNLKDAGNTDELSANGVSPFKSVDPAAPAISGSSVDQLRQVLLDEEKGMYERYAALFALRNDGGNEAVTAIIDSLGSKSALLRHEVAYVLGQLQDKAASAALSNILKDVNEHPMVRHEAAEALGSIADDQCVALLEEFSADPEPLVSQSCQVALSMLEFERSGKSFEFLFMRTPTVH, encoded by the exons ATGGAGAAGTTCCTGTGCGAGTTGTTGCTGGATTCCTCGCAGCCAATTTCCGAGCGTTTCAGAGCGCTCTTCTCTCTCCGCAACCTCAAAGGCCCCGTCCCTCGCAACGCCCTTATTTGCG CCACAAGGGATTCGTCGAATTTGTTGGCGCACGAAGCTGCATTTGCGTTGGGTCAAATGCAGGATTTGGAAGCCATCCCTGCTTTGGCCTCAGTTCTCAATGATCTTTCTTTGCATCCCATTGTTCGCCATGAG GCAGCTGAGGCTCTGGGTGCTATTGGTTCAGATGGTAATGTTCCTTTCCTGAAAAGTAGTTTGGATTTGGATCCAGCCGAGGAGGTTCGAGAAACGTGTGAATTAGCCCTTCAACGAATTCAGAATTTAAAAGATGCTGGTAATACTGATGAATTGTCTGCAAATGGTGTATCTCCTTTTAAGTCTGTTGATCCAGCTGCACCAGCGATCTCTGGTTCTTCTGTTGATCAACTAAG GCAAGTGCTTCTTGATGAAGAAAAAGGGATGTATGAGCGCTATGCAGCTCTTTTTGCACTTCGAAATGATGGTGGAAATGAAGCTGTTACCGCTATCATTGATTCCTTGGGCTCAAAAAGTGCTCTACTGCGCCATGAG GTTGCATATGTTTTGGGTCAATTGCAAGACAAAGCTGCTTCAGCTGCTCTATCCAATATACTTAAAGATGTGAATGAGCATCCAATGGTTAGGCATGAGGCTGCTGAAGCTCTTGGTTCAATTGCAG ATGACCAATGTGTAGCCCTTCTTGAGGAGTTTTCGGCAGATCCAGAGCCTCTTGTCTCACAAAGTTGTCAAGTTGCTCTAAGCATGCTAGAATTTGAACGATCAGGGAAATCATTCGAG TTCCTGTTCATGCGCACTCCAACTGTGCATTAA
- the LOC114406913 gene encoding poly [ADP-ribose] polymerase 1-like yields the protein MSNPQDQKPWKAEYAKSGRSSCRTCKSPIASETLRLGKMVQSTKFDGLMPMWNHAACILKKANQIKLLEDVENLESLRWEDQQKIRKYIESGGGGGGGSSSGSAAKSDSKTVKDTKCGIEVSQNSRATCKDCGQKIIKGEVRISTKPGGQGAKGLAWHHAKCLMELSPSIDVYKLSGWNNLSSSDQSAVSDFAKKGGSDTKIETEEGKESTQQQTSKGGIKRGKDVDSERKSKVAKAKGDVSVGSAMLVKSGEACDLEKKMETQSKELWDLKDDLKKHVTTTELREMLEANGQDSSGSEIDLRDRCADGMMFGALGLCPICSGFLRYSGGMYRCHGYISEWSKCSYSTCEPNRIEGKWKIPEETNNQYLKKWFKSQKGKKPVRILPLPSPRKSAESQMIASQHHHSSNSENLRDLKVAICGLPNDSIAEWKRKIDGIGGVFHAKVNKDTNCLVVVGSLNDEAEMRKARRMKKPIVREDYLIDCIERKKRLPFDMYKVEMIGETSSMVTIKVKGRSAVHEASGLQDSGHILEEGKSIYNTTLNMSDLSTGTNSYYILQIIEEDKGSDCYVFRKWGRVGNDKIGGTKLEEMSKSDAICEFKRLFYEKTGNPWEAWEQKTIQKQPGRFFPLDIDYGVNKQVPKNKKNDADSKLPPPLIELMKMLFNVETYRAAMMEFEINMSEMPLGKLSKSNIQKGFEALTEIQNLLKISNPDPSVKESLLINASNRFFTMIPSIHPHIIRDEDDFKSKVKMLEALQDIEIASRLVGFDANNDDSIDDNYKKLHCDISPLPHDSEEFCLIEKFLQNTHAPTHTDWSLELEEVFSLEREGESDKFAPYRDKLGNRMLLWHGSRLTNFVGILNQGLRIAPPEAPATGYMFGKGVYFADLVSKSAQYCFTDKKNPVGLMLLSEVALGNVYELKKAKYMDKPPEGKHSTKGLGKKMPQESEYVKWRGNVTVPCGKPVPSNVKSSELMYNEYIVYNTAQVKMQFLLKVRFHHKR from the exons ATGTCTAACCCTCAAGACCAGAAACCATGGAAGGCGGAATACGCGAAGTCGGGAAGATCGTCATGCAGGACGTGCAAGAGCCCCATTGCCAGCGAAACGCTGCGTCTCGGAAAGATGGTTCAATCCACCAAATTCGATGGCCTCATGCCC ATGTGGAACCATGCTGCTTGCATATTGAAGAAAGCCAATCAGATAAAATT ACTTGAAGATGTTGAAAACTTAGAGTCACTTCGTTGGGAAGATCAGCAGAAGATCAGAAAATACATAGAGagtggcggcggcggcggcggcggtaGCAGCAGCGGCAGCGCGGCAAAGTCGGACTCCAAGACTGTCAAAGATACTAAATGTGGTATTGAAGTGTCACAAAATTCTCGTGCCACTTGCAAGGATTGCGGTCAAAAAATTATCAAAGGAGAG GTTCGTATATCTACTAAGCCTGGTGGTCAAGGTGCTAAAGGTTTGGCTTGGCACCATGCCAAGTGTCTCATGGAACTATCACCATCAATTGACGTGTATAAGTTATCTGGATGGAACAATCTCTCATCTTCTGATCAATCAGCTGTCAGTGACTTCGCTAAAAAGG GTGGTAGTGATACAAAAATTGAGACTGAGGAGGGTAAAGAatccacacaacaacaaacttcCAAAGGTGGGATAAAACGGGGGAAGGATGTTGATAGTGAGCGGAAATCAAAAGTTGCTAAGGCCAAGGGAGATGTGTCTGTGGGCAGCGCAATGTTAGTGAAATCAGGGGAAGCATGTGATctggagaagaaaatggagaccCAGAGCAAAGAACTCTGGGATTTGAAGGACGATCTCAAAAAGCACGTTACAACAACAGAGTTGCGTGAAATGCTGGAAGCCAATGGTCAAGATTCATCAGGATCAGAAATTGATTTACGTGACCGCTG tGCTGATGGAATGATGTTTGGAGCACTTGGTCTTTGCCCAATATGTTCTGGCTTTCTGCGTTACTCTGGAGGAATGTACCGGTGCCATGGCTACATTTCCGAGTGGAGTAAATGTTCTTACTCTACCTGTGAACCAAACCGTATTGAAGGGAAGTGGAAAATCCCAGAAGAAACAAATAATCAGTACCTTAAAAAA TGGTTCAAATCTCAAAAAGGGAAGAAACCAGTTAGGATATTGCCTCTTCCATCACCAAGGAAATCTGCTGAAAGTCAAATGATTGCTAGTCAGCATCATCATTCATCAAATAGTGAAAATTTGCGAGATTTGAAAGTTGCTATCTGTGGATTACCTAATGACTCAATT GCAGAATGGAAACGCAAAATTGATGGCATAGGTGGGGTGTTTCATGCAAAAGTAAATAAAG ATACTAACTGCTTGGTGGTTGTTGGATCACTCAATGATGAAGCTGAGATGCGGAAGGCAAG GAGGATGAAAAAACCAATAGTCAGAGAGGACTATTTGATTGACtgcatagaaagaaagaaaagacttCCATTTGATATGTACAAGGTTGAAATGATTGGTGAGACTTCTAGCATGGTCACCATTAAAGTGAAGGGACGTAGTGCTGTTCATGAGGCTTCTGGCCTACAGGATTCCGGCCACATACTTGAGGAAGGGAAAAGCATATATAACACAACTTTGAATATGTCTGATTTGTCTACTGGTACTAACAG CTACTACATTCTCCAGATAATCGAGGAAGATAAGGGGTCCGATTGCTATGTGTTTCGTAAATGGGGTCGAGTTGGAAATGACAAGATTGGAGGAACAAAGCTGGAGGAAATGTCAAAATCTGATGCAATATGTGAATTCAAACGATTATTCTATGAGAAGACTGGAAACCCTTGGGAGGCGTGGGAACAAAAGACTATCCAGAAGCAACCTGGAAGATTTTTTCCATTGGatatt GACTATGGAGTTAACAAACAggtcccaaaaaataaaaaaaatgatgctgACAGCAAATTACCTCCTCCATTAATAGAattgatgaagatgctcttcAATGTGGAAACATACAG AGCTGCCATGATGGAATTTGAGATTAATATGTCTGAAATGCCACTTGGGAAACTGAGCAAAAGCAATATCCAAAAGG GGTTTGAAGCATTGACAGAGATACAAAATCTGTTAAAAATTAGCAATCCTGATCCATCCGTCAAGGAAAGCTTACTCATTAATGCCAGCAATCGGTTCTTCACCATGATCCCTTCTATTCATCCACATATTATTAGGGATGAGGATGACTTTAAGTCCAAG gtGAAAATGTTAGAAGCCCTTCAAGACATTGAAATAGCCTCAAGATTAGTTGGATTTGATGCTAACAATGATGATTCCATTGATGATAATTATAAGAAGCTTCACTGTGATATATCTCCACTTCCTCATGATAGTGAAGAGTTTTGCTTAATTGAAAAGTTTCTCCAGAATACTCATGCCCCCACACATACG GACTGGAGTCTTGAGCTAGAAGAAGTTTTTTCACTTGAAAGGGAAGGTGAATCTGATAAGTTTGCTCCTTACAGGGATAAACTTGGAAACAGAATGCTCCTATGGCATG GTTCTAGGTTGACAAACTTTGTGGGCATTCTTAACCAAGGACTCAGAATTGCACCTCCTGAAGCCCCGGCTACTGGCTATATG TTTGGCAAAGGGGTTTACTTTGCTGACCTGGTCAGCAAAAGTGCTCAGTATTGCTTCACTGATAAGAAAAATCCTGTTGGTCTAATGCTTTTGAGTGAAGTTGCGCTTGGAAATGTCTATGAGCTCAAGAAAGCTAAG TATATGGATAAACCTCCCGAAGGAAAGCACTCTACTAAAGGACTGGGCAAGAAAATGCCACAGGAATCGGAATATGTAAAGTGGAGGGGCAATGTCACTGTTCCTTGTGGCAAACCAGTGCCATCAAATGTCAAGAGTTCTGAGCTCATGTACAATGAGTATATTGTTTATAATACTGCTCAA GTTAAGATGCAATTCTTATTGAAGGTGAGGTTTCATCACAAGAGATGA